In one Chitinophaga sancti genomic region, the following are encoded:
- a CDS encoding c-type cytochrome: MKFKKSLLVPLSLMLAVVLCSLSLPPEEKAKNLKVLPKNISHDELMQTMHVFNKSLGVKCDFCHAHSKDDPKKMDFASDELEEKETARDMMKLTMKINKKYFKSGKDENGKQIMTVTCYTCHNGQKEPASTPPGGMDKGPQGPPPGAGHDGPPPPPKSN, translated from the coding sequence ATGAAATTTAAGAAATCACTTTTAGTGCCATTGTCGTTAATGCTGGCAGTGGTACTTTGTTCACTTTCTTTGCCACCTGAAGAGAAGGCGAAGAATCTGAAAGTTTTGCCTAAGAACATCAGTCATGATGAGCTGATGCAAACAATGCATGTGTTCAATAAGTCTCTGGGCGTAAAATGCGATTTCTGCCATGCGCATTCCAAGGATGATCCTAAAAAGATGGATTTTGCCAGTGATGAATTGGAAGAAAAGGAAACTGCCAGGGATATGATGAAGTTGACAATGAAGATCAACAAGAAGTATTTTAAATCCGGTAAGGATGAGAATGGTAAACAGATAATGACTGTTACCTGCTACACCTGTCACAATGGTCAGAAAGAGCCGGCCTCAACCCCTCCGGGTGGTATGGACAAAGGTCCTCAGGGTCCTCCTCCGGGTGCTGGTCATGATGGGCCTCCACCACCTCCCAAAAGTAATTAA
- a CDS encoding RNA polymerase sigma factor, producing MQPTTDTELLQQLRKGNESAFRQLYDRHSRQVAAFIYQLTHSAVDAEDILQDTFLKLWTSRDQLPAIENIGNYIFIIARNKTVDHLRKVARQQQLVDQVWANISEVADALDLQLDARESQQLISNALSQLSTQKQTIFRLSRVEGLSHEDIAAQMGLSKSRVKNLQVETLKHIRVFLSRYGGPLGVLLFTCLMKS from the coding sequence ATGCAGCCTACCACCGATACGGAATTACTACAACAGCTGAGGAAGGGGAACGAAAGTGCCTTCCGGCAGTTATATGACCGGCATAGCAGGCAGGTAGCCGCGTTTATATACCAATTAACCCATTCAGCGGTCGATGCGGAGGATATTCTGCAGGATACCTTTCTGAAATTATGGACCAGCCGGGATCAGCTTCCTGCTATAGAAAACATTGGTAACTACATCTTTATAATCGCCCGCAACAAAACGGTTGATCATCTCCGCAAGGTAGCGCGCCAGCAGCAGCTGGTCGACCAGGTATGGGCCAATATCTCTGAAGTGGCCGATGCCCTGGACCTGCAACTGGATGCCAGGGAAAGCCAGCAGCTCATAAGCAATGCCCTTTCTCAGTTATCAACGCAGAAGCAAACCATTTTCCGGCTCAGCAGGGTGGAGGGCTTAAGTCATGAGGATATTGCGGCACAGATGGGGTTGTCGAAAAGCAGGGTGAAAAATTTACAGGTGGAAACGCTGAAGCATATTCGTGTATTCCTGTCACGTTATGGAGGGCCGCTGGGAGTATTGCTATTCACTTGTTTAATGAAAAGCTGA
- a CDS encoding FecR family protein: MNRSCTREELEELFIYIKDEAHANTLNHLLSNYSATANTAPDIDYENIYSQLIPPRSRIITFRRLAAAAVIFLLAGSAFWYLGHSGKQTPVASNTEALTPANPINPGSNKATLTLADGTVVPLDSAGSQTIHQGNQSIKQQNGQLLYTAEANGSTIHYNKLSTPRGGQFQIVLPDGTKVWLNSATTLRYPTAFTGTNRIVELEGQGYFEVAPDATHPFLVKVPSTRRDSMEVQVLGTGFDVMAYADEATVNTTLISGSVRVKGGNTLQTLQPGQQAVMDNDNHAITVRPADIKKVTAWKNGVFVFNNTALPAILREVARWYDVDIVYNASPSTELYGGGISRNLQLSSVLRLLEASGYNHLKLEGRKVIVLP; encoded by the coding sequence GTGAATAGATCTTGCACCCGCGAGGAGCTGGAAGAGCTATTTATATACATCAAAGATGAAGCGCATGCAAACACGCTCAATCATCTGCTCAGCAACTATTCAGCAACGGCAAACACTGCCCCTGACATAGATTACGAAAACATTTACAGCCAGCTCATTCCTCCCCGTAGCCGGATCATCACATTCCGTCGCCTGGCAGCCGCTGCTGTAATTTTCCTGCTTGCAGGCTCCGCCTTCTGGTACCTTGGTCACTCAGGAAAGCAAACGCCTGTAGCCTCGAACACCGAAGCCCTGACACCTGCAAACCCCATCAACCCGGGGAGCAACAAAGCCACCCTTACCCTCGCCGATGGTACCGTCGTGCCTTTAGACAGTGCCGGCAGTCAGACCATCCACCAGGGCAACCAATCCATCAAACAGCAAAACGGACAATTATTATATACTGCAGAAGCAAACGGCAGTACAATACACTATAATAAACTATCTACCCCCAGGGGAGGACAATTCCAGATCGTATTACCCGACGGAACCAAAGTATGGCTCAATTCAGCGACCACCCTCCGCTACCCGACTGCTTTCACCGGTACTAACCGTATAGTGGAACTGGAAGGCCAGGGTTATTTTGAAGTAGCACCCGATGCTACACATCCTTTTCTCGTAAAAGTGCCTTCCACGCGCAGGGACAGCATGGAAGTACAGGTACTGGGTACCGGATTTGATGTTATGGCCTATGCCGACGAAGCCACAGTTAACACTACCCTCATTTCAGGTAGCGTAAGAGTAAAAGGAGGAAACACACTACAAACCCTGCAACCCGGTCAGCAGGCTGTCATGGACAATGATAACCATGCCATCACTGTCAGACCCGCAGATATTAAAAAAGTAACCGCGTGGAAAAACGGTGTGTTCGTGTTTAATAATACAGCTTTGCCTGCCATACTCAGAGAGGTAGCCCGCTGGTACGATGTAGACATCGTATACAATGCAAGCCCCAGTACTGAACTATATGGAGGGGGAATCAGCAGGAACCTGCAATTATCGTCCGTGTTACGTTTGCTCGAAGCAAGCGGATATAATCACCTGAAATTAGAAGGGAGAAAGGTCATCGTATTACCGTAA
- a CDS encoding right-handed parallel beta-helix repeat-containing protein, with the protein MRKTLLIACSGLLILSACKKEAEEKLKNTTTTAVTTSSVTNYYVNGSTGSDANAGTSDTLPLKTIQAALWKTSDGVGATIWVAAGTYKEKLWWPYSGADSTHPITLTNYNGGTVILDGVGASNGTQKAMIAAVSRSHVRINNITVANNTTSSAVGILFKGSGTDIQVTGCKIYNIGWTTDSTASPASTDNANPLMVWGDALASYNKVYIGSNQIYSCNTGYSEGLTMAGNVENFLIESNVVHHIRNIGIDMTGHYSWANANDSVNMARNGNVKYNIVYNCISPIALNGGIYVDGGKYINIEGNICYNNYAGISAGCENNNYTATGINIRDNFIYNSRNAGILVGSNQANSKVTYSTIMNNSLYKNNTDGGWGGEISLQNTDYVTIKNNIVYSASDIMMIALWGYSSTHLVSDYNLYYGASGSAASSTFDWYPTSTTYGSLAAFTAATGLDAHSTYGNPNYVSATNLHLGSTSPAINAGDPSFVLGYQEFDIDKQSRIQNSRVDKGADETAY; encoded by the coding sequence ATGAGAAAAACCCTCTTAATTGCCTGTAGTGGCTTGCTGATTCTTTCTGCCTGTAAAAAAGAGGCGGAAGAAAAGCTAAAGAACACCACTACCACCGCTGTGACGACGTCCTCAGTCACTAACTATTATGTCAATGGCAGCACAGGAAGTGATGCCAATGCCGGTACTTCAGACACATTGCCATTAAAGACGATCCAGGCAGCCTTGTGGAAAACAAGCGATGGCGTAGGCGCTACGATCTGGGTAGCTGCCGGCACCTACAAGGAAAAACTCTGGTGGCCTTATTCCGGTGCTGATTCTACCCATCCCATTACCCTTACCAATTACAATGGTGGTACGGTCATCCTCGATGGGGTAGGTGCCAGCAATGGTACGCAGAAAGCAATGATTGCAGCAGTTTCCAGGAGCCATGTTCGGATCAACAACATTACGGTGGCGAACAACACGACTTCCAGCGCAGTCGGCATCCTTTTCAAGGGTAGTGGTACTGACATCCAGGTGACTGGTTGTAAGATCTACAACATTGGCTGGACCACGGATTCTACAGCTTCTCCTGCTTCTACTGACAATGCAAATCCATTGATGGTATGGGGTGATGCACTCGCTTCTTACAACAAGGTATACATTGGCAGCAACCAGATCTACAGCTGTAATACCGGGTATAGCGAAGGCCTGACCATGGCTGGGAATGTGGAGAACTTCCTCATTGAAAGTAATGTGGTACATCACATTCGTAACATCGGTATCGACATGACGGGGCATTATTCATGGGCCAATGCCAATGATAGTGTAAATATGGCCCGCAATGGAAATGTGAAATACAATATCGTATACAACTGTATTTCACCTATTGCATTGAATGGCGGAATTTATGTAGATGGTGGTAAGTACATTAACATTGAAGGCAATATCTGCTATAATAACTATGCAGGTATTTCCGCAGGTTGTGAAAATAACAACTACACAGCTACTGGTATCAACATCAGGGACAATTTTATTTACAACAGCAGGAATGCTGGTATCCTTGTAGGTTCTAACCAGGCGAACAGTAAGGTGACTTATTCCACCATCATGAACAACTCCCTGTATAAGAACAATACAGATGGTGGATGGGGAGGAGAAATCAGTTTGCAGAATACAGATTATGTCACTATCAAAAATAACATTGTTTACTCTGCAAGTGATATTATGATGATTGCATTGTGGGGATATTCATCTACCCACCTGGTGAGTGATTACAACCTGTATTATGGTGCTTCAGGCAGTGCCGCAAGTTCTACTTTCGACTGGTATCCTACCAGCACGACGTATGGCTCACTGGCAGCATTTACGGCAGCAACGGGTTTGGATGCGCATTCTACTTATGGCAATCCGAATTATGTAAGTGCTACAAATCTGCACCTGGGCAGTACATCTCCGGCTATCAATGCGGGTGATCCTTCATTTGTATTGGGTTACCAGGAATTTGATATTGATAAACAGAGCAGGATTCAGAACAGCAGGGTGGATAAGGGTGCAGACGAAACGGCTTATTAG
- a CDS encoding gliding motility-associated C-terminal domain-containing protein, with product MIIAILKRKRASVNASLKCLLSVLLLLLCSHEMKAQLCTGSLGDPVVSIDFGSGTSSFGGALASGTTTYTYVTKAFPSDGYYTIESSTAASGTVWWSTTDHTGSGYMMVVNAATSVQDYFYKKTVTGLCGGTTYEFAAWIVNLLRSQDNNPPNVTFSILSSDESTTYGSYTTGSIPLTSGGAVWKQIGFYFTTPAGVTDVEIKISNSSPGGAPANDLALDDITFRACGPTVTAYTSDGASSKEVCKDDATVFTFNGTVSSGYTDPAYQWQVSTDGGTTWTDISGATSTTYVRQPTTAGTYLYRMSAASTTNIGSSGCRVSSNVITIQVDDNPDPQASTNNPGCEGDKLELSSSSFSGATYSWTGPNGFTSSEQNPVINSVTAANNGDYIVTLTTAVGCSNRDTTSIDVNAAPAADAGADQSMCEGASVTLEGSGGSTYLWSPSSTVTAPTSATTNASPTDTTSYILTVSNGTCNAYDTVTVNVWKLPTANAGVDQHIFEGEAAQLAGTAGGTDVSYAWTPVYNITDAAILNPIVTPTDNTTYTLTVSSNLGCGDATDDVYIRVYKTIIIPNAFSPNGDGINDTWKIAKLDTYPEAIVNVFNRYGQVVFHSQGYGTEWDGTYNGKPLPVGTYYYTIDLKIGFGTNPSGWVVILR from the coding sequence ATGATCATTGCTATCTTAAAACGTAAACGTGCAAGCGTTAACGCCAGTTTGAAGTGCTTGCTGTCGGTGTTGCTGCTATTACTTTGCTCACATGAAATGAAGGCCCAGTTATGTACCGGGAGCCTGGGAGATCCCGTTGTCAGTATTGACTTCGGCTCAGGTACATCTTCCTTTGGGGGCGCGCTGGCTTCCGGCACGACCACTTATACATATGTAACGAAGGCTTTTCCCAGTGACGGTTATTATACGATAGAAAGCTCCACGGCGGCTTCTGGCACGGTATGGTGGAGTACTACGGATCATACCGGTAGTGGGTACATGATGGTGGTAAATGCCGCTACCTCTGTACAGGATTATTTCTACAAAAAAACAGTAACTGGTTTGTGTGGAGGCACCACGTATGAGTTTGCAGCATGGATTGTGAACCTGCTCCGTTCCCAGGATAATAATCCGCCGAATGTTACCTTCTCTATTTTATCAAGCGATGAATCTACTACCTATGGCAGCTATACCACCGGTTCTATTCCGCTGACGAGTGGAGGAGCCGTGTGGAAGCAAATAGGTTTTTACTTTACCACACCTGCGGGTGTAACAGATGTTGAAATCAAGATCAGTAACAGTAGTCCGGGTGGTGCACCGGCGAATGACCTTGCATTGGATGATATTACTTTTCGGGCCTGTGGTCCTACAGTGACTGCATATACCAGCGATGGCGCATCCTCAAAGGAAGTATGTAAAGATGATGCCACGGTATTTACATTTAATGGCACTGTATCCAGTGGCTATACAGATCCTGCCTATCAATGGCAGGTGAGTACAGATGGTGGTACTACCTGGACAGATATCAGTGGTGCTACCAGCACAACTTATGTACGTCAGCCAACGACAGCAGGTACTTATTTATATAGAATGTCCGCAGCATCGACTACCAATATCGGATCTTCCGGTTGTCGTGTCAGTTCAAATGTGATCACCATACAGGTAGATGATAACCCTGATCCGCAGGCCAGCACTAATAACCCCGGATGTGAAGGAGATAAGCTTGAATTAAGTTCATCTTCATTTTCAGGTGCAACTTATAGCTGGACAGGGCCTAATGGATTTACAAGCAGTGAACAGAACCCGGTGATCAATAGTGTCACCGCTGCTAACAACGGAGACTACATTGTGACCTTAACCACAGCAGTAGGTTGCAGCAATAGGGATACGACCAGTATTGATGTAAACGCTGCACCAGCTGCCGATGCGGGTGCTGATCAGAGCATGTGTGAGGGAGCTTCTGTGACATTGGAAGGGAGTGGCGGCAGTACTTATCTCTGGTCACCATCATCTACAGTTACAGCTCCGACGAGTGCAACAACAAATGCTTCTCCAACAGATACGACATCCTATATTTTAACGGTAAGCAATGGTACCTGCAATGCGTATGATACAGTGACGGTGAATGTATGGAAACTGCCAACAGCCAATGCGGGTGTGGATCAGCACATCTTTGAAGGGGAAGCCGCACAGCTGGCAGGTACGGCTGGTGGTACGGATGTAAGTTATGCATGGACACCCGTATATAATATCACAGATGCAGCAATCCTGAACCCCATCGTTACACCTACAGATAATACAACGTATACCCTGACCGTTAGTTCCAATCTCGGTTGCGGAGATGCAACAGATGATGTGTATATCCGGGTGTATAAAACGATCATCATCCCAAATGCTTTTTCACCCAATGGTGATGGCATTAATGATACCTGGAAGATTGCCAAACTGGATACTTATCCCGAAGCCATTGTAAATGTATTCAACAGGTATGGGCAGGTGGTCTTTCACAGCCAGGGGTATGGTACGGAATGGGATGGCACATACAATGGCAAGCCTTTGCCGGTAGGTACTTATTATTATACAATAGATCTGAAAATTGGGTTTGGTACTAATCCCAGTGGTTGGGTGGTGATTCTCCGATAA
- a CDS encoding PorP/SprF family type IX secretion system membrane protein: MNKVIILGMSMLLAINGYAQQKPHYTQYILNQYIINPALSGIENYVDVKVSHRHQWTGLNGGPVTTYVTVQGPINKKDYRTTATSFAVPGENPRGQRYWENYSAAEPHHGVGMQLINDVTGPLSNQSLYGTYAYHIGLTPRTSLSAGFGLGFSRFRLNSAALNFNNTTVDPVVYASGILNKTKFDMTAGLYLYSADYFIGVSAQQIVPNTLTYADHTITTETGKTVPHIFVTGGYRILINEDLNLTPSLMVKYINPLPMQVEVNTKLQYRDMIWIGASYRHKDSFAGMVGFNISNTVNLGYSYDNATTALASYNRGTHELVLGFTFGNKYDDGCPRNVW; this comes from the coding sequence ATGAATAAAGTTATCATTTTAGGTATGAGCATGCTGCTGGCTATAAATGGATATGCACAGCAAAAGCCACACTATACACAGTATATACTCAACCAGTATATTATCAATCCTGCATTGTCAGGTATTGAAAACTACGTGGATGTTAAGGTCAGTCACCGTCATCAGTGGACGGGATTGAATGGAGGGCCGGTGACTACTTATGTTACCGTTCAGGGGCCGATCAATAAAAAAGATTATCGTACTACTGCCACTTCTTTTGCTGTACCGGGCGAGAATCCACGGGGGCAAAGGTATTGGGAGAATTATTCGGCAGCAGAACCTCATCATGGGGTAGGCATGCAATTGATCAATGATGTAACAGGGCCTTTGTCCAACCAGAGTTTATACGGTACTTATGCCTATCATATAGGGCTTACACCAAGAACGAGTTTATCAGCAGGATTTGGTTTGGGTTTCAGTCGTTTTCGCCTGAACAGTGCTGCACTGAACTTTAATAATACAACGGTAGACCCGGTGGTGTATGCCAGTGGTATATTGAACAAAACGAAGTTTGATATGACGGCGGGTTTATATCTCTATTCAGCGGATTATTTTATTGGAGTATCTGCACAGCAGATCGTGCCGAATACCCTTACTTATGCAGATCATACCATTACAACAGAAACGGGTAAAACCGTTCCGCACATTTTTGTAACGGGAGGTTACCGGATCTTAATTAATGAGGATCTGAATCTGACCCCTTCCCTGATGGTCAAGTATATCAATCCCCTGCCCATGCAGGTGGAAGTGAACACGAAATTGCAGTACAGGGATATGATCTGGATAGGGGCGAGCTATCGTCATAAGGACAGTTTTGCAGGAATGGTAGGATTTAATATCTCCAATACCGTCAACCTGGGCTACTCTTATGACAATGCTACCACGGCGCTGGCGTCTTATAACCGGGGCACCCATGAGTTGGTGCTGGGCTTTACTTTCGGCAATAAATATGATGATGGTTGTCCCAGAAATGTGTGGTAA
- a CDS encoding RagB/SusD family nutrient uptake outer membrane protein, whose translation MKRYINNYSRSVIAGILLFAAASCKKEYTDPSGPSSDKALSSANALTDVAVGLQNWYTANRTGNIYTKVAASSLLTGETYVVNAGNTDENQLYLGGTNVQNTNTIVTGLWTVSNKIIFDADNVLKNVNSVVSDKNYASGLIAYTSIWKALAIGDMAEFWEQIPDTTGTNVPFITNTAGYARAIAIIDNALATISANAVSTTFIKNIPAGINLQNTLYALKARYALFSGDYATALGAANQVSPGTTSTFNYNSLTTNPIFALVTSTNNIYQVVDSAMSLPPGLRPDAADKRFPFYVAVGTKPVYGIKGFYSALLQNIPVYLPGEMTLIKAECYARQHDIVNGLIELNKVVTKTASQDAFGVGAALPAVVATTESDLLELIYKHRRIELFMGGLALEDERRFNRPATERKRSYFPYPFVERNGNTNTPTDPSF comes from the coding sequence ATGAAAAGGTATATCAACAATTATAGCAGGTCTGTTATAGCAGGGATCTTACTCTTCGCTGCTGCATCCTGCAAAAAGGAATATACAGATCCTTCCGGACCTTCATCAGACAAAGCATTGAGCTCAGCCAATGCACTGACAGATGTAGCGGTAGGTTTGCAAAACTGGTACACTGCCAACAGAACCGGGAATATCTATACCAAGGTAGCAGCCAGCAGTTTGCTCACAGGTGAAACGTATGTGGTGAATGCCGGTAATACAGATGAGAACCAGCTGTACCTGGGAGGTACCAATGTGCAAAACACCAACACTATTGTAACAGGTCTCTGGACGGTGAGTAACAAGATCATCTTTGATGCTGACAATGTATTGAAGAATGTAAACAGTGTAGTCTCTGATAAAAACTATGCCAGTGGGCTCATTGCCTATACCTCCATCTGGAAGGCACTGGCCATTGGTGATATGGCGGAGTTCTGGGAGCAGATCCCGGATACAACAGGTACGAATGTTCCCTTCATTACCAATACTGCAGGTTATGCCAGGGCGATTGCTATCATTGACAATGCCCTGGCTACCATCAGTGCGAATGCAGTGAGTACTACATTTATCAAAAACATTCCGGCGGGGATCAACCTGCAAAACACCTTGTATGCACTGAAAGCGCGCTATGCATTGTTCTCCGGCGATTATGCCACTGCCCTCGGAGCAGCGAACCAGGTGTCTCCGGGTACCACTTCTACTTTCAATTACAATTCACTGACCACTAATCCCATCTTTGCATTGGTCACCTCTACCAATAATATCTACCAGGTAGTGGACTCTGCGATGAGCTTACCGCCAGGATTACGTCCGGATGCTGCAGACAAGCGCTTTCCGTTCTATGTAGCAGTAGGTACCAAACCGGTTTATGGGATCAAGGGTTTCTACAGTGCGCTGTTACAGAATATTCCTGTATACCTGCCTGGTGAAATGACCCTGATCAAAGCTGAATGTTATGCACGTCAGCATGATATTGTAAATGGTTTGATAGAGCTGAATAAGGTCGTGACCAAGACCGCATCGCAGGATGCTTTTGGTGTAGGAGCAGCCTTGCCTGCAGTAGTGGCCACAACAGAAAGTGACTTGCTGGAGCTGATTTACAAGCATCGCCGTATCGAATTGTTCATGGGTGGACTGGCACTGGAAGATGAGCGTCGCTTTAACAGGCCAGCTACGGAGCGTAAGCGTTCTTATTTCCCTTATCCATTCGTAGAGCGGAACGGCAATACAAATACGCCAACGGATCCATCATTCTAA
- a CDS encoding alkaline phosphatase family protein, with amino-acid sequence MKQLLIFLLLAGTVSAQSKREKKVVFVIADGIPADVIEKVATPNIDKIIAAGAYTRMHVGGGRSTYSETPTISAVGYNSLLTGTWVNKHNVPDNDIKDPNYHYHNIFRLFKEAFPKKQTAVYSSWEDNRTKLALSEYVDLHADGYELDTLNFHHDKQRDFMHNIDEKVISEAVKGIKKDAASLNWVYLEYTDDMGHMHGDSPEFYKAVSLMDAQMGKLWEAIRYRQQHFPEDWMIVITTDHGRDEKTGRDHGGQSMRQRSTWMVTSYRPLNTYAKYYEPGIVDILPTIARYLQMNIPDSVAREVDGTPLIGNVAIAQASANYIQGNIDLKWKALQNTGNVKIWVTTTNNFKEGGKDEYKLLKEVPVKQEHALIDVKELKNENGPFYKIVLETPVNTVNLWIK; translated from the coding sequence ATGAAACAACTACTTATATTCCTGTTGCTGGCTGGTACTGTCAGCGCACAATCCAAACGCGAAAAGAAGGTGGTATTTGTCATTGCAGACGGTATCCCTGCCGATGTAATAGAGAAAGTGGCCACGCCAAATATAGATAAGATCATTGCAGCGGGTGCCTATACCCGTATGCATGTAGGAGGGGGCAGGAGCACCTATTCCGAAACCCCGACTATCTCGGCAGTAGGTTATAACAGCCTCCTTACGGGTACCTGGGTAAATAAGCACAATGTACCGGACAATGATATTAAGGATCCGAACTACCACTACCATAATATCTTCCGCTTATTCAAGGAGGCCTTTCCTAAAAAACAAACAGCCGTATATTCCAGCTGGGAAGATAACCGTACAAAACTCGCGCTGTCTGAGTACGTAGACCTGCATGCCGATGGCTATGAACTGGATACCCTAAATTTCCATCATGACAAGCAGCGTGATTTCATGCATAACATCGATGAGAAAGTAATTTCTGAGGCCGTAAAAGGCATCAAAAAGGACGCAGCATCTTTGAACTGGGTTTACCTTGAGTATACGGACGATATGGGCCATATGCATGGCGATAGTCCTGAATTTTACAAGGCGGTGAGTTTGATGGATGCACAGATGGGGAAATTATGGGAGGCGATCCGGTATCGTCAGCAGCATTTTCCGGAGGATTGGATGATCGTAATAACTACAGATCATGGTCGTGATGAAAAAACGGGTCGTGATCATGGCGGGCAGTCCATGCGGCAACGGAGCACCTGGATGGTGACGAGTTATCGCCCCTTAAATACTTATGCTAAGTATTATGAACCGGGGATTGTGGATATTTTGCCTACCATCGCAAGGTATTTACAAATGAACATCCCCGATTCCGTAGCGCGGGAGGTAGATGGTACTCCGCTTATTGGAAATGTAGCGATCGCCCAGGCATCCGCTAATTATATCCAGGGGAATATAGATCTGAAATGGAAAGCCTTGCAAAATACCGGGAATGTAAAGATCTGGGTAACGACGACTAATAATTTTAAGGAAGGAGGAAAGGATGAATATAAATTATTGAAAGAGGTACCAGTGAAACAGGAGCATGCTTTAATAGATGTAAAGGAATTGAAAAATGAAAATGGTCCTTTTTATAAAATAGTGTTGGAGACTCCTGTCAACACTGTCAATTTGTGGATTAAATAA